The genomic segment cattacttgaaaaaagtaatcagattacagttactgcccatctctgtgtACAATATGACAAAAATGCCATTAAAATAATGTAGGTTTAAGACAGTGCCAACttggtttcatttttcacaCCCAGAAGCTGTATCCATCTTTATATGATGTTAATACTACATATAGATCAGTGTGTACGACTAATATATTAGAGTAAAAAAGCAAGGGACAACTTATTTTAATCGAATGTAAagttcatatgcaaaaaaaatgagACTTGATGTGATCAGACTTTCTCACAGACAGTTGAtgacatttttgtttatatGTGTGTTCTAGACTGACTGAAGTGGATGagtggactttttttttccagggagGATCAGACATCTGATGAGCTCTACAAGCTAACAAATTTAAAccctcactctctctcctttgtttctgtgcctctcttccctcctccctccttccctctctgctctctAATCACTGTGTTGTGGTAGTCACACTTTCTCCTCCCTCTCGTCTCCTCTCTGTGCTGTATATAAGTGCCGATGGCTGGCTTGTATTTCAGACTGCAAGAGGGAATGAATGCAAGCATGCAGCACAGACAGCCACCATGACTCCTGCTTTGAACCCTGAAGAAGAGACCCAAGCATCTATAGGTGAGCTCTTACACCCTTAGCATGTTTTCACCAGATAGCTgttaaaaacttttattttatcagGCTGAAGGATCATGGCTTTCTGGGACCTTTTGTTTTGCTGCACAAAGAGGAAGATAGTATTTTTaaaccctgagggaagcagccACCCTTGGTGAATGCTCTGGGTGATGCAggaaggggaggaggaggatagGAGTGCCCAATCATCCAAGGAATGTTGGCTCAATGTTAAAAAATAACCCTCAAAGTGAGGAGTTTTTCCCATTGAGAAATCAGATGCACGGTAGCAAATTTCTTAAGCATCTGAGTGGAGTTTTTACCCAACAGGCACAAGCTGTGCATCAGCTGTAACACAGAAAATCCCATTTAGGAAGAATTGCGATCATTTTAAGGATGCTTTGACTCATGAAGTGTCACAGCAAGAATACCTGACAACAAGTGAGATCACAGTTTTCAAGGATTGTTACTAAAAGCAGCTGGATACTCACCTATACTGTACACCTATACTGTAATTGCTGACCTTATTTCAAATTTAAGTATAGATCAAACTTACTATCGACTCCTGTTTTTATAGTTATTCTTTCTCACATGCAACTGAAAGAATTAAAACTAAAATtgtcttttaaacattaatttaCTGAATATTTGATTATAATCAATTCAAATTCTCTCATAATATAATCATATAATTGTGATATTGATAGGTCTGGAAGCTTACACAGTGGGCATTTTTGTCGGCTTTCTTTCCTCGTCTCAAACAGGCTAAATGTTTTTTACACAGCAGTTCTTTTCCAGTCTTATTGATCAAAGCAACTAAAGTGCTTTGATTTGATACATTCTTGCAGCTTTTAACAGAAATTGCTGTGCAGTGATTTTCCTGTCACATACATTTACACTGCTGCGCTTGCTTTGAGTTAGTATTATGCTAACCTCTTCAAATATTTCTACTCTGCGGTGCTTAACCATAAATATGACTGGTCATAGATTTGCCACACATTTCATGTTACCACACAGGGGAAACTGGTTCCACTTAAGTTGATAATCACATTTCTGTGACCACTTGCCTGATTGCTGTTGTTATAGTAAGTGAAtccagataacagaaagaaaccctGGGCATGCTGAGCTTGCTTAATAGTACAGGGCCCAGGTGACACCTGATGGGATGGTAGCTacccatagactgtatataaaagatgaaagTAGCTTCCAGGTCTGGAAAGTGAAGCAAAAGCAGAAATGGCCTAAACCAGAATTCTTTATAATGAGCCACAGACtcggggggtggggggcagcCATCCATCACCACctgttgggggtgaggggagggagagacGGCAAACAAAATTCATTACAATAAATGGAATCAACTGCACAGTTGACTTCTATATAAAGTTTGAAAATCAAGTTAATTTTatattgtgttgtgtgtgtgtgtgtgtgtgtgtgtgtgtgtgtgtaaaaacccCAAGTAATGCCTGACTACATctaaaatgtttacatttccCTAATAACCTATCTTCAGAAAAAGGAAATGCTCCCTGAAAATGGCACTGAACTGTAATGCCTGTGAAAATGCACAGACACCATCCTGATTGTATGTCATCGTGCAGCCTAATTGATTTATATCTGCCCTAAAAATCAAGTGCATCTAATTCATGTTAGATGTGATATATGATATGTGATTAGATGTGATGCGATATATCCAGTCTAACCAAATTCCAACTGActaatcattttaatttcatcaAGTCTCATGCCTTCTGTGGCTGAGCTTTCATCACTGTTTCCATTgtaggttaaaccacaataataTTTACACTGAGCTATGAGATTTGCAGGTTTAATCAGCTTATGTAGTTAAACATACCTGTACAATTTCACGAAAAACATCCGCTAACAGAATATATATGTGTTTTCTCCATCTGACAAACCAGCCCCAAACTCCAAATCACCAGTCGTTTTCGTTTGGCAGAACGATTTCTGGGCTCTGGCTCTGCCAAGTGGAAAGATTTCAACTTTGGTAGTTCCTGTTTTCCAGCTTTTGTTTTCTGGAATCAGGAAAACATTTGCTCAGCAATAACATTTGTTAAAaggcttctctctctcctctggtTAACATGGTTTGACCAGCTTTTTTGTGCCTCGTGGAAAATTCTGAGGCAGAGTCATGTTCGAGTGCTCGAAGAGATGATAGCAGAGACGAGCTGCAAGGCCACTTTCAGTTTGAgaaaattcaatacaaaatcAGTTGGGTAAACTTAAAACAAAGCTCTTTGAGCACTGTTACACAACTCTCACATTTGTACGAATGTAACACTGTATAAAGATGATAAACTGCAAGACACTACTGTAGCAAATATTTCAATAGCTTTTAAGAAGACGATTCCTGTCATGAGCCTGAGACTTGCACGTCAGGCTTGTTCTGGGTAAGAATGACATGTCTTTCCTGTCAGATTCTATCACGTACTGATCAGAATTGTTAAtgcctttcatttttttgtcatttcatttGTATTCTTTGAACCCTTTTTGTCCTAAAGATTTGTTTGATTACATCTAAAACCAGTTGACATCCTAGACCTTTTATCCATTAAAGAGTAAGTAACTGCAATAACTAATTAAGTGAactaaattcaattcagttttacttaaatagtgccaaatcacaacaacagttgcttcaaggttttatatattgtaaggtaaagaccctacaaccccaacaatcagatgacccccaatgaaaaagcacttggtgacagcgcAAAAGAAAAGCTCCCTCCGTTTTCTGGCAGAACTGGGTTCAGGGAAAGGTGGCCATCTGCCGCCAGTGGTAAGCGGCGAGGGGAGGAAAACAAGGCAAAAAACCTGCTGTGGAAGACAGATGAATAACTAATGATTGAATGaaaagtggtgtataaacacatggtgagtgaaaagaggtgactgaagaagaaacacttggTCCATCATGGGAAACCCTATTCCCAACCCTAACCCAAGTAGCCTATGGCCTATAACTAATGGAGAATTCAGAGTCAGCTAATCCAGCCCTAACCAAATGCATTgtcaaaaaaggaaagtttaaagCATAAtcctaaaagtagagagggtgtctgtctctcaAGTCCAACTGGGAACTGCTTCCACAgcagaggggcctgaaagctgaaggatCTGCCTCCTATTCTAGTTTTACATACACACGTAGGTTAAATTAGTaaggatgtttgttttttttctttattcaactaTTTTATTGAGACCATTTTATTAGATTGGAAGTTGAATTTAAAATCAGGTCTGCTTCTTAACCAGACATAACCAACGAATATGAAGCCTGCAGTGTTAAGCTTTCTGAATCTGACTGAATGAACAGTAATGTGACTTGGCGATGTTTAGTTGGTGCTGAGACATATTTATGTGACAGACGGTGTTTGTGAGAATATCTTTTATTTCGACTCTTTGCTCTGCCCTGCCCACTGGGAACTTGGCTCAGTTCCCAAGCATCAAAAGCAAGAAATGAGTCTCCCTCTCCTCACATCTCTGTTTTCAGAATAATGTCCTCTTTTAAAAACACCTCACACAGGAAGTAGCATTTCCTTCTGAGGTCCACTACAGAGAAGTACCTGGTGTGAAATTAGCTTCTTTGAGGTCACAAGGGTTGTGGAGGTTATACAGCAACACTTAGATGACTcaccaaaaataataattgcCATTCCTCCAATCTTTATATGAACTTACAAAAGAGTAAGTAACTGCAAATGATACCATAGTATGTCAACATTCCTCCCATAAACcctacatttcagacactggcAACTGTAGGTCATATTCACCCAAATTTTCTTACAATCACTGAAAATGAGATATTCTCATCCTTTCTTGTACAATATTTGTTGAATGAGTGGAGCCAGTCCACAAGAACCACAGACATCAACAAACTCTTATCTTAATCAATGCCAGACCGGGTTGTGGTTCTGAGCTACTCTggataaataatttattttaacacaaaGCCAGACTTTGAATATAAATTCCAGCATGTTTAATCGGTGGCTTCTTCTTCATCATTTATTGTGATAAGGACCACTTAGTAGAGAATATGAAAGCTTAGTACAGCTTACCATCAATGATGGACTCAGACTGCTAATCAAGCTTACTTCTGTTAGTTGATAAATGTTTACTTGTCCCACTcattgaaacaaaacaaacaaaagaaaccccatcacaaaaaacatggcggctgcaaaaacagtaaaatgGTCAAAATTTGGTCAAAATCTGACAGAAGACGGTGGCGATGCCCATCTTTTTCAAATACAGTCTATGAACAGTAACAATAGTTAGGATGTGTAAACTGTTTTCctggaaaacaaaaagcaaagcaaaggaCTCTTATCTCACTGTTTTCTAAAGAATCAACTTCAGCTTTCTCTTTTAAACATGACTAAGATGACAACTTTTActaggaaaaaacagaaaggcAATAGGAGTTTTAGGAAGACATTGAgcaatttcagaaaaaaatcaaaaataaagtgAATGTGGTTTAATATTAGCATATGGTATCATGCAGATGTCATCATTTGAACAAAAGTAGAAAACAATTGTATGTAGCCATTGTTCACATCATGATCTAAACAAtggataaaaattaaaacatgtaTGTTTGTAGAGCTGTATAAACCAATGACCTAATGTTTGATGGTATCCACAGACGGGGGTTccagaaaagaaatctgccatgTCTTGATATGCATTAAGgtggtcatggcagatggccgcccctccctgagcctgatcccgccagaggtttcttcctgttaaaagggagtttgttCATTCCCACTGTTCTTCCCTTTCCACtgctcataaggggtcatatgatgttggagttgtctCTGGTTTTTCTTAATATGGTAgtctctttaccttacaatataaagcacctgaAGCTaattgttgctgtgatttggtgctacagaaataaaataaaattgaattgaatcagctCAACCATTTTGCTCAAAACATAAACTAACAAAGAGAATAATCACTAACATTCCTCTGATCAAATCATCTATGCATTTACTGTAATTCTACAGTATAGTGAACTTTATAAACTAAACTGCTAACAGTAAGTGCAGCAGTCACATGAATACAGAGAGAAACAGTGCAAAAATAAAGTAATTTGATTCAGACATTGTGTATTGAGCAGAACTGAAagtgagagaggaaaaaaagagaaaaataacctTTCCATATAATgagaacaacatttaaaaaggtgtaTCATTATATCTCAAGAACACCAGTGAGAAGATAAAATAGAAGATTTACATTAACTACGAATGACTCGTTACAGCTAGCCTCAGGTTGTATTTTCAGCAAAGGAAGGAACACATGAAACTTTGGACAGGATCTGCCATCAGTACTTTACTAAATATTCAGCCAGTAAGCTGCTCATACACTGGATGACCAGCCAAAATTATTAAtgacccctctcacattcttcGACATGCATTTCAATGGCTCCCCTCTGGGCGGCGCCTCTGCTGCACTTCCTGCAGGACTGAGGAGGAGAGCCACTTTTGTCCCCAAAGCCACTCTGCTTTTTAACTCCAGCCGATAAGACCATTTCCCACacccataaacataaactactcTACACTCTTTTTATACTGCTGacactttattcacttttagtcacttacaattatttattcacttattcagtcattttaattttaaaacaatgtatatactgtatattctaaGTATTTTTTTATCTTATTCTTATTGCCTGTTTATGCCCTGTCGTTATCTTTAACATtatgctgctctgttgtatcttaattgccccttggggataaataaagtctctctGATCTGATCTGATCTGATCTGATGACTAAAAGggtaatcaataaataaatagcatataaataaattgcattttctttaataaagaaattcaaGTGAAATTTTTTTTGAACATCCACATTTCAGACATCTGATTGTTGTCTCTGCTCTGTGACTGGATATTTGCTTGAAAAAGTTGGGATGCAGCAAACACTGAAACTTCCTGAGAAATTTGGAAGGAAGACCTGTCATTACGGCTTGAGGCTTCAGTTATGGTAAGGGGAGACTACATGTGGGCAGGAAAGCTGTGCTGTGTCTAGCACAAGTCCATGTACCTAGGTGTCAACTGACTTAGTCTATGTGACCTCTGACTCATACCATGGAAATCCTTTTAATAATTGATGTATTTTGGAAAGAGTAAAAGGCCAAGAGTAAGCAATGTAGAATGTCAAAGCTGAGTAAATGCAACATGTTTTCAAGACTTGAACATGGCAAATTTCCATGTCCATGCACACTCATAAAGTCAGATGTTGAAGCTTTGACAATCCTCTATTGTGTTGAAAGATGAAATAAACAGTTAAACCAGACCATTGTTAATTCAGAAGAACTGTTGAGCTCATCAAATGTGACTTCCATAAAATTGCCAAACAATATAAAAACAGTCGGGGCAAATGAAATTTAGGAGAGCTTACCAGATGTACTGcaacattttatatataaaaaagtctCTGTCAGTTTAGTGAAATGCTGCATTATATGTGACAACAGAGTCTCTTAACTCTGAGGTCGGGACCCAAGCTGGTGCCACgtgaaatatatataaaatcccCAGAGAAAATCTTAGTATCctattctgttttgctttattGTTTTGCCATCCTTACCTTTACTATTTTGCTATTGTACCTTTCATTAGACAGATGATACAACAATTTTCATGCAGGTTAAAAAGGTGAAATAatagataattttttaaaaatggcttACAGATCAATAAAAtgtctgagttttgtttttcatttgtttttctttttccctgtCACTTGTTCCTTTGTCaggatgactgacagctgcacCTTCTGAATCCCAGAATGCTTGTAGTGCCAGTGCTTGGGGACTCCTCCTCCCACCATGCTGTACCTGTTGCGCTCACCTGCTCCTGGCTGATTCTGCTATTTCATTCAGCTTTTGGTCAGAAACCTGCCAAACTGCCTCTGATTGGCCGAAAACCTTTCATTGCTGCCTGGAATGCTCCACTGGACTTGTGCACCTTTAGGTACAACATAACCACCAACGTTAACCACCTATTCCACATCCAGGGAAGCCCACGTGCTGATTGGACAGGCCAGAACGTCACGATTTTCTATGCCAACCGGCTGGGCTACTACCCTCACTACACCCCACATGGCAAAGCCGTCTTTGGTGGCCTACCTCAAAACTGCAGCCTGGACCGACACCTGTTCAAAGCCTACCAGGACATCAACCACTTCATACCTGCAGAGGACTTTCGTGGCCTGGCTGTTATCGACTGGGAGTTCTGGCGACCTCAGTGGAGCCGTAATTGGCACAAAAAGGACATCTATAGACGCAAATCAAAGGAGCTAACCAAGAAAGCATACATCAACGTGACTGCAGCACAGGTGGAGGAACTGGCACGGCGGAGGTTTGAGAAAAGTGCCAAGATTTTCATGCTAAAAACCATTCAGCTGGGGAGACAGCTCCGGCCAAGTGCACTCTGGGGTTTCTACCTCTACCCTGATTGCCACAATTACAACCTGCATGATCAGAACTATACAGGCttctgccccctgctggagaGGCTGAGGAATGATGAGCTGGTGTGGCTATGGAACAGCAGCATGGCCCTCTATCCCTCTGTCACAATCAGGAAGCATCACAGCAACAGCATCAGCAACCTGCACTTCACCCAGCACAGGATCAGAGAGTCGCTCCGAGTCGCCTCACTGACCTCAAAGGAGTATGATCTCCCCACCTATGTGTACCTGAGGCTGGGCTACCGAGATGAGGCCCTCAACTTTCTCACTACAGTAAGAACAAAGTTTAccaaaatattatatatttttttctactgTGTGTTCAGGATAATATTCATTACGCAACAAAgtagttcattttccttttcagggatacttttaattcaattttatttttatggcacaaaatcacaacaacacttCCTTTAAGGTAGCCTAATGCCCCAAGAATCAGATGACCCCCCATGAGCAAGCTCttgcagtgggaaggaaaaatccCTTCTATCAAAAGGAAACCTTCAGTTGAGGTGAGGGGAAGtgagacaaaagacacactgtggaagagacacAGAGAttataataactaataattaaataaagaaacGTGTATAAAGACAGAGAGGCTGAAATGACCACCTCATCACCCGCAGCCTATGCctgttgcagcataactaagggagggttcagggttaCCTgatccaattcaattcaattcaattttattcaattcaattttatttatacagaaccaaatcacaacaacagtcacctcaaggtacGTTGTAagatagaccctacaataatccTTGATTCCAAACTGGGatctggttccacagaagaaaggcctgaaagctgaaggatCTACCCTAAGAACCACAAGTACGGCTAGAGCAACATTGGACAGATATAGTAGTATGTGGTGAAATATGCTCTCTCAAATACTCTTATTGCAGTTGtctggatcaactgaaggcttttcagggagcttTTAGGAAAACATGATAATAATCAActgcagtagtccagcctatAAGTAATAAATGCAAGAATTAGTTTTTCACCATCACAATGAGACATGTTTCTAATTATAGAGTAGTTTTACATCTGTGttatatgtgcattgaaggagaTATCATGGTCAAAAACCACTCCATTACCTTGGAGAAGGTAATGCCATCTGTACCATGCCATACATAGACACTATATTTCTAAGATTAGTAgggctgagtacaataacctcagttttatctgaattttgaAGCAgacctaaaaacaaaacaaaaacaaaacaaacccaacctgtaatttatttttaaaaatattttatttacattttattttaggaGTCCATCCGCGTCCCCGGCGcgtgtttaaatattttatttacatttttttaaaccaatttttttttattggtttttaaattgttatttaaaGCACTATGACATACcataacacaacagcacagcacTGTTCCTTCACAGGATGAAGGTTCTGGGTTTTACAGTAGTCCTTCTGGCTAGAGCCTTTCTGTGTGAGCTTACATGTTCTGCCCAtgcttgtgtgggttctctctgggtacttcagcttcctgccacagtctaaagacatgcagtaagtggggttaggttaattgccTGATTAATTGTTGTCTGTGTCTCTACATTAGCCTTGTTGCAAACTGACGACCTGTCCAGGATGAATCCCATCTCTCACCCTATGGCAGCTTAGGGGTGGTAGGTCGGCCTTGCTTCATGTTATCTTGAGCAAATTAAGAGAAAATAGAACCAAaagcatttttgttgttgttctttcaTTCTTCTTCTGAATTTTACTGGTAATGCAATTCCTCATTCATGATTAACTTCTATGGGAAAGTCATTCAAATCTTTCCAGATTTATTGAactgtaaaattattttaaacattaatgACAATTCTGAAAAAAGTTAGTTAAACATGATGATAtatcaaaaatgtgtttaaaaaatcaTCTTTGATAGTTGACATGAAATACTCAATGAGTTCCTCTTTTTGGATACCCACACAATATGTGTGCTAAGTTTCATGATAAATCTCCTAAGAAATTAAATgaagtttctgctcaaattcaatAAGCTCAGCGGAATATAACATAACATCAGAATTTGAATTGAGTACCTTCCTTTTCTTGGCCACTCACACTATATGTCTTAAATGTTTGACATCAAAACCACTGTATTATTTAGACAATAAAAGACAATTGTGCTGTTTCCTTATACCATTCTGATCaaaactgcattaaaaagtTTGTGGATTAATTAAATACAACATGCATTTTCAAAagataatttaaaaagtaacagcttttttggtttttaaaattCCAAAACCATACAACAAGAACTTTAGGCAATGTCTGAATTTTCTGATTTTCAGTCTTATGAGTAAATGTGAATCGAAACCTCTAAGCAGAACATATTCTTTGCTATTTGAACTGCAGTTTGGGATGTATGCAAAATGTGGTTGGCACACATAAGCAAAACCTTAGTTATGTCAGAATGAGTCAGAGGATAAAGGTTGGAAAGGACAAAAAGTACAGCAGCAGTAGCCGCAAAGGAAAATATGTTTCAGCCTCCACGTTGACTTAAGACTctttatactgtatatataacaGTACTGGCACCTGTGCAGTCCTGTTCCATACTGGTCTCTAAAAAGTTTAACTAGAAAAAAAGCAGGATTTTACTAGTGGTAGAACAATATAGAGCCACTGACATGGATCAGAGAGGCTTCAGCAGTTTTTCATCTATCACAATATGGAGTGATTTCAGGATAGATACAAGGTAATCTGGATATTGAGAAGTTGGCTCCATGCACCACTTTGAACTGGATTAAACGGTGGCGGGCACATAATGATGTCATGTTGTGAGCATAGAGGCCCAAGTCTAAGTCTTCTTCCATAATGTTTTGAGGTATGTGTCAAgtataacattttattgtaaAGCAGGGAGATCAGCCCTCTATTGTTTGGATTAAGTTGTAGGGTACTGTCTAATAGGGTAGGCTCTGGTGGAGGGCTTGAGCCTGAAATCTAGGAACAAATAAAGTGCCTGGCTTGCAAGTATCTAAAAAAGTGTGATGGTGGTAGACTGTACTAGCAAGTTGTTCGAATGATGCAAGTTTGTAAACTATGACAAGGTCCTTAAAGCAAGTTATTCCACTTCTGAGCCACTCAAAAAACACACCATAAAATTTGCTCCAGAACGAAATCTGTGGAAGGAGAGATACTCGAACACAACTCGATCAAAGGCGTTTCCAGCATCAATAGAGACACCATATTCATCAGAATCGGTAGGGCTGGAATAAAATATGTCAAACTTATGTTAAAATATGAATGGCAACCTTTAGTGATATACTTCACAGAAAACAGGATTAAATATCCTGGAGAAACTTTAATCTTCAGTTTGTATGGTGGTTGCAGTAATCATCCATAATCAAAATCCTGAAGTCAATTTTATTGCATTGCCAAGCTTCAAATATAGACCCAAATGCAAGACTCTGGAAATGAGATCAGCTTACAAAAGcagctttaataaaaaaaatataaataa from the Oreochromis niloticus isolate F11D_XX linkage group LG7, O_niloticus_UMD_NMBU, whole genome shotgun sequence genome contains:
- the hyal4 gene encoding hyaluronidase-4, with translation MLVVPVLGDSSSHHAVPVALTCSWLILLFHSAFGQKPAKLPLIGRKPFIAAWNAPLDLCTFRYNITTNVNHLFHIQGSPRADWTGQNVTIFYANRLGYYPHYTPHGKAVFGGLPQNCSLDRHLFKAYQDINHFIPAEDFRGLAVIDWEFWRPQWSRNWHKKDIYRRKSKELTKKAYINVTAAQVEELARRRFEKSAKIFMLKTIQLGRQLRPSALWGFYLYPDCHNYNLHDQNYTGFCPLLERLRNDELVWLWNSSMALYPSVTIRKHHSNSISNLHFTQHRIRESLRVASLTSKEYDLPTYVYLRLGYRDEALNFLTTDDLIHTIGESAALGAAGFVIWGDLNLTSSRHNCTHVKSFLSHRLGLYITNVTRAAEICSEFLCQSNGRCVRRDPHARHYLHLSADSYRIHPSGDGDFAVNGWHSPHEQQLLMERFRCHCYEGHNGENCDSINKVREDKGPWEEEEEYKDHDKKRTEWEDEQGEQQEAGESAAPPTCVTHHLTLLLLLNLLLVKIYV